A genomic window from Candidatus Obscuribacterales bacterium includes:
- a CDS encoding gamma-glutamyl-gamma-aminobutyrate hydrolase family protein: MKPLIGINMDVEAGPPAKASIQNLYIQAVQKAGGIALAIPPMPDEDLKLLIAKLDGLVLIGGRDYSPTRYGEEACPKVQQIDSNREDFDFRLINMALKDTHMPVLGICAGFQLLNIALGGSLMQDIPSDLPDSPVHHSLPPGKTLADFAEGFMRHSVNIFPDSQLASMYPKQLTVPTSHHQGIKDLGKGLKATANADDEVIEAVELVDRPFTIGVQWHPERDYSGNKKLFEEFIKACKTTNATQAFAGKIS, translated from the coding sequence ATGAAACCGCTTATTGGCATCAACATGGACGTCGAGGCTGGTCCGCCGGCTAAGGCTTCAATACAAAACCTTTACATTCAGGCTGTGCAAAAGGCAGGCGGCATTGCGCTTGCTATTCCGCCAATGCCGGATGAAGATCTCAAACTGTTAATTGCAAAATTAGATGGACTGGTTCTTATCGGTGGTCGGGATTATTCGCCGACACGTTATGGTGAAGAAGCATGCCCCAAAGTACAGCAAATTGATTCAAACCGTGAAGACTTTGATTTTCGTCTTATAAACATGGCTTTGAAAGACACACACATGCCGGTCTTAGGCATCTGCGCCGGCTTCCAACTTTTGAATATCGCTCTAGGCGGCTCACTCATGCAGGACATTCCGTCCGACTTGCCGGATTCACCAGTGCACCATTCATTGCCTCCAGGCAAAACATTGGCAGATTTTGCTGAAGGCTTCATGCGTCACTCGGTAAATATTTTTCCAGACAGTCAATTGGCTTCGATGTATCCAAAACAATTGACAGTGCCGACATCTCATCATCAAGGGATTAAGGACTTAGGCAAAGGACTCAAAGCAACAGCAAATGCCGATGACGAAGTTATTGAAGCGGTGGAACTTGTTGACCGTCCATTTACGATAGGCGTGCAATGGCATCCAGAGCGTGACTACTCCGGCAACAAGAAATTATTCGAGGAGTTCATCAAAGCTTGCAAAACAACTAACGCAACGCAAGCATTTGCAGGGAAAATATCGTGA
- the pyrE gene encoding orotate phosphoribosyltransferase yields the protein MSNNIETLLKSVDAIQTGHFLLSSGLHSDHYMQCQKIMQFPRHGATLADEMAKKIMAAGITPDAVVGPALGAVHWEVFMASALDKLSSSMVRAIFAERADGTEFQIRRGIEIKPKEKIIVVEDVTTTGGSAMKVVDLVRKLGGEPLAVATIIDRSGGKIDFGIPFFSLLTAQLQTFDPADCPMCKEGSPVVKPGTTKHKT from the coding sequence GTGTCTAACAATATTGAAACCTTGCTCAAGTCAGTAGATGCTATTCAGACAGGACATTTCCTGCTGTCGAGTGGACTGCACAGCGATCATTACATGCAGTGTCAGAAAATCATGCAATTCCCCAGGCATGGCGCGACTCTGGCTGACGAGATGGCTAAGAAAATCATGGCTGCCGGCATCACGCCGGATGCTGTTGTAGGACCGGCGCTAGGAGCTGTCCACTGGGAAGTCTTTATGGCAAGCGCGCTGGATAAGCTTTCATCATCAATGGTGCGCGCCATATTTGCCGAGCGCGCTGACGGTACCGAATTTCAAATTCGTCGTGGAATTGAGATAAAGCCCAAAGAAAAAATTATCGTAGTGGAAGATGTCACCACTACCGGCGGTTCAGCAATGAAGGTTGTTGATCTTGTACGCAAATTAGGCGGCGAACCACTAGCAGTAGCGACGATCATTGATCGCTCCGGCGGGAAAATTGATTTTGGTATTCCATTTTTTAGTTTGCTCACTGCGCAATTGCAGACATTTGATCCGGCTGATTGCCCAATGTGCAAAGAAGGCTCACCAGTTGTGAAGCCTGGAACGACAAAACACAAGACCTAA
- a CDS encoding tetratricopeptide repeat protein — protein MHIRWVNLVAASLVISTGCVFAETIGEAPDDKGHLELGERFVKRGDYTNALIEYELAVKAEPENIKAQFMLGKVLLGLSDYKRAEKLFQEVVWARPRSSDAHLMLAESKRLQEKFREASGLYRRAIKLNHKNALAYAYSGECARTLGDDSGAIFDCKKALELDANLIVPHIVLADCCLKANLPEVALYHLKQANTLNPSDVLLHIRYGNTLGKLSKWEEALPEFKQAVELAPRSHEAHLGLSWTYASTGKTDEALQEARKALSLSPASADAHATLAWIYQKKNDRAAATAHYKIAVKLNPTSAQLRHALADCLNQSGDLQGAIAELIQTTRLMPDDYEAKLSLNSLLGQDIQN, from the coding sequence ATGCATATTAGATGGGTTAATTTGGTTGCAGCGTCCCTGGTTATTTCGACCGGGTGCGTCTTCGCGGAAACTATTGGCGAAGCTCCTGACGATAAGGGACATTTGGAACTAGGCGAGCGTTTTGTAAAGCGTGGCGATTATACAAATGCGCTAATTGAATACGAGTTGGCGGTCAAGGCGGAGCCGGAAAATATCAAGGCTCAATTCATGCTGGGCAAGGTATTACTTGGGCTGTCTGATTACAAACGGGCAGAGAAGTTGTTTCAGGAAGTTGTTTGGGCACGTCCAAGAAGCTCAGATGCTCATTTGATGTTGGCTGAGTCGAAACGCTTGCAAGAGAAGTTTCGCGAAGCATCAGGACTTTATCGAAGAGCGATAAAGTTGAATCACAAGAATGCTTTGGCTTATGCATACTCGGGTGAATGCGCGCGTACGTTAGGTGACGACAGCGGCGCCATATTTGATTGCAAAAAAGCGTTGGAGTTGGACGCAAATCTTATTGTTCCACACATAGTGCTGGCAGATTGTTGTTTAAAGGCGAATCTACCAGAAGTTGCTTTGTATCATCTAAAACAAGCAAATACACTAAACCCCAGTGATGTTCTGCTGCATATTCGTTACGGCAACACATTGGGTAAACTCAGCAAGTGGGAAGAAGCGCTGCCGGAATTCAAACAAGCAGTTGAGCTTGCACCGAGATCACATGAAGCGCATTTAGGTTTGAGCTGGACTTATGCCAGCACGGGCAAAACAGATGAAGCCTTGCAAGAAGCGCGTAAAGCGTTAAGCCTTTCGCCGGCGAGTGCTGATGCTCACGCAACACTTGCTTGGATTTATCAAAAGAAAAACGATCGCGCAGCCGCTACTGCTCACTACAAAATTGCCGTCAAACTCAATCCGACAAGTGCGCAATTACGTCATGCGCTTGCTGATTGTCTTAATCAATCAGGAGACTTGCAGGGCGCTATTGCTGAGTTGATTCAGACTACACGACTAATGCCGGATGATTACGAAGCTAAGCTTTCGCTCAATAGTCTTCTTGGTCAAGATATTCAAAACTAG
- a CDS encoding ThiF family adenylyltransferase, with protein MTLKPEQLARYKSQLALPAMSEAAQLKLLDGAALILGLEGTGSSVSRHLVKAGVGRIGLVDSKGKCDSALHELGNLNPDVHVVGHSVDFDAHNAESVVREYDVIVDSLSDWQSKILASDVAMHLEKALVHGGLFGFSCQVYTMVPGRSACLRCVLPLVGLEDVPMEKLSADFAPTVEVAAAMQASAVIRLIAGLGGIGGASLIQFDALTPETSVIRELSARADCPDCRRS; from the coding sequence GTGACTTTAAAACCTGAACAACTAGCACGATACAAAAGTCAGTTGGCTTTGCCCGCGATGAGCGAGGCAGCGCAGCTGAAGTTGTTAGACGGAGCTGCACTAATTCTTGGACTTGAGGGAACTGGTTCGTCAGTGTCCCGGCATTTGGTGAAGGCGGGAGTTGGACGGATTGGGCTCGTGGACAGCAAGGGGAAGTGTGATTCGGCGCTGCACGAACTGGGCAACCTTAATCCTGACGTGCACGTCGTGGGACATTCAGTGGATTTTGATGCGCACAATGCGGAAAGTGTTGTTCGTGAGTACGACGTTATAGTTGATAGTTTGAGTGATTGGCAAAGCAAGATCCTTGCTTCTGATGTGGCGATGCACTTAGAAAAGGCGTTGGTGCATGGCGGACTATTTGGTTTTTCGTGTCAGGTGTACACGATGGTGCCGGGGCGGTCGGCGTGTTTGAGGTGTGTGTTGCCTCTAGTTGGGCTGGAAGATGTGCCGATGGAAAAGTTGAGTGCAGATTTTGCGCCGACGGTGGAAGTTGCGGCGGCTATGCAGGCTAGTGCGGTTATTAGATTAATTGCCGGGCTGGGGGGAATTGGCGGAGCATCGTTAATTCAGTTTGATGCGCTGACGCCGGAAACGTCAGTAATACGTGAATTGTCGGCCCGAGCGGATTGTCCTGATTGCAGAAGATCATGA
- a CDS encoding YkgJ family cysteine cluster protein, protein MAEQTPIHIPEGINYSCTGCGKCCGEWSVPLTETDYERISKMDWSSKEEFRGKKLFSSLSLHEKEGLPFTHVIVATDEGYCPFLKDHLCMIHAEHGAEAKPQTCQLFPYTFTQTPSGAYATVSMVSLAAMYNVGTSLKDQQDYLRTKLAEYESVMSAHAPDWSHIQLVGGQRLEWTTYLGYEKELLSILKDKSLPLNERLLKGSDFLVSKLEKPQPASEAQDAPLKKLDRHLLSALHKIYLPHKPPTRLEAHFNPFRFVYQYMFEQPILRLKPRTFTIGELQAIKWPEDDAEIEDMLYRYIYQRIFGKFYFGGGFAQITLITGYHHLILVCALIKLHAKAIACEREATSVSLDDVAETIRLLEKYLGQTHISGYAAAAYELLMFSPQRIRRVLRNT, encoded by the coding sequence ATGGCAGAGCAAACACCAATACATATTCCAGAAGGTATAAATTACAGTTGCACAGGATGCGGCAAGTGTTGCGGCGAGTGGTCTGTTCCACTGACGGAAACCGACTACGAGCGAATCTCGAAAATGGACTGGTCAAGCAAGGAAGAATTTCGCGGCAAGAAATTATTCTCGTCTTTGTCTCTCCATGAAAAAGAAGGACTGCCCTTTACTCACGTGATAGTCGCGACAGATGAAGGCTATTGTCCTTTTCTCAAAGATCATCTCTGCATGATTCATGCCGAGCATGGTGCTGAAGCCAAGCCACAGACGTGTCAACTCTTTCCCTATACATTTACGCAAACACCAAGCGGGGCGTATGCCACGGTTAGCATGGTGTCGCTGGCAGCAATGTACAATGTTGGTACGTCCCTTAAAGACCAACAAGACTATTTGCGAACGAAACTCGCCGAATATGAAAGCGTCATGTCGGCGCACGCACCTGATTGGTCGCATATTCAATTAGTCGGTGGACAAAGACTTGAGTGGACTACGTATTTAGGATACGAAAAAGAACTTCTATCAATTCTCAAAGACAAGTCACTTCCTCTCAACGAAAGGCTACTCAAAGGTTCAGATTTTCTGGTCTCCAAACTGGAGAAACCACAACCGGCAAGCGAAGCACAAGACGCTCCTCTAAAAAAACTGGACCGTCATTTATTGTCTGCCTTGCACAAGATCTATTTGCCACATAAACCACCAACAAGGCTGGAAGCTCACTTCAATCCCTTCCGCTTCGTCTATCAATATATGTTTGAACAACCCATACTTCGCCTGAAGCCGCGCACTTTCACAATTGGTGAATTGCAGGCAATTAAGTGGCCGGAGGATGATGCTGAAATTGAAGACATGCTTTACCGCTACATATATCAACGTATTTTCGGCAAATTCTATTTTGGCGGCGGCTTTGCGCAAATAACCCTAATCACGGGCTATCACCACCTAATCCTTGTATGCGCGTTGATTAAGCTGCACGCCAAGGCAATTGCCTGTGAACGTGAAGCGACGAGTGTCAGCTTGGATGATGTCGCCGAAACAATTAGATTGCTGGAGAAGTATTTGGGACAAACCCATATCTCAGGCTATGCTGCGGCAGCCTATGAATTATTGATGTTCAGCCCTCAACGCATCCGCCGGGTTCTACGCAATACCTAG
- a CDS encoding anhydro-N-acetylmuramic acid kinase codes for MPPSRLKALNVIGLNSGTSMDGIDAALFRISPDNGCTATKPRLKTEMLASDLYQFEPAFQKRLKSLIAKGQASLDETCRLNVAIAEVFAQAVHQLLKKSKLSTADVDLIGSHGQTIWHAPEYKHFWGVPTRATMQLGDSSVIAARTGLPVISDFRVKDMAYGGQGAPLVAFADEVLFGQDSIASGILNLGGIANITIINEAGKATMAFDTGPGNMIMDQAAKVFFDSECDYNGAFAAKGKVNEAFLNELMQHPYFKMLPPKTTGREDFGKPYTDSLISRLEKEKITPEDALATLTALTAKSIAQSYQDFIAPQVRIKRLILGGGGTENSTLKSMLLKYFPDKIELHKHEDFGISTKFKEALLFAILAYTTHFGIANNVPSCTGASRKVSLGTICCP; via the coding sequence ATGCCTCCATCGCGCCTAAAAGCCCTCAATGTAATCGGATTGAACAGCGGAACTTCCATGGACGGAATCGACGCGGCCCTATTTCGCATCAGTCCGGACAATGGCTGCACAGCAACGAAGCCGCGCCTTAAGACAGAAATGCTGGCAAGCGATCTCTATCAATTCGAGCCTGCATTTCAGAAAAGACTCAAAAGTCTCATAGCCAAAGGACAAGCATCCCTCGATGAGACATGCCGTTTGAATGTGGCAATTGCGGAAGTCTTTGCGCAAGCGGTTCACCAGTTGCTCAAGAAGTCCAAGCTTTCAACAGCAGATGTAGACCTAATAGGTTCACACGGACAAACCATCTGGCATGCACCCGAATACAAACATTTCTGGGGAGTGCCGACGCGTGCCACCATGCAATTGGGTGATTCTTCAGTGATTGCCGCCCGCACCGGATTGCCTGTTATATCCGACTTCCGAGTAAAGGATATGGCTTACGGTGGGCAAGGCGCACCTCTAGTTGCCTTTGCCGACGAGGTGCTCTTCGGACAAGACTCTATCGCCAGCGGTATCTTAAACCTTGGCGGCATTGCCAACATCACTATCATCAATGAAGCCGGCAAAGCAACGATGGCGTTTGATACCGGTCCTGGAAATATGATTATGGATCAGGCGGCAAAAGTCTTCTTCGACTCGGAGTGTGACTACAATGGCGCCTTTGCCGCAAAAGGCAAAGTCAACGAAGCTTTCTTGAACGAACTAATGCAGCACCCGTACTTCAAAATGCTGCCACCCAAAACGACTGGTCGAGAGGACTTTGGCAAACCGTACACTGATTCACTTATATCCCGCCTCGAGAAAGAAAAGATAACTCCTGAGGATGCACTGGCAACGCTGACGGCGCTGACGGCAAAATCCATAGCTCAGTCGTATCAAGACTTCATCGCCCCGCAAGTACGCATCAAACGACTCATTCTCGGCGGCGGCGGCACCGAGAATTCCACTCTCAAAAGCATGCTTTTGAAATACTTCCCCGATAAAATTGAATTGCATAAGCACGAGGACTTTGGCATCTCAACCAAATTCAAAGAAGCTCTCTTATTTGCTATTCTTGCTTATACAACGCACTTCGGCATTGCCAACAACGTTCCGTCCTGCACGGGCGCCTCACGCAAAGTTAGCCTCGGCACAATTTGTTGCCCCTAG
- a CDS encoding tetratricopeptide repeat protein — MTGINTGELEKELTTKERELGRSHPVVADLVTQLADLYFIDNKASVAEPLYWRALEISYQQYGAKHVKIASILHSLGEVCEVLSRMPVAEQLYRESLEMKKDLLGADHPEVKNSRANLEQFMNQPEAPEPKKAAKQYFLFGNEEFPVTA, encoded by the coding sequence ATGACGGGTATTAACACGGGCGAATTAGAAAAGGAACTGACTACTAAGGAAAGGGAACTGGGTCGTAGTCATCCTGTTGTTGCCGATTTGGTTACGCAATTAGCCGATTTGTATTTTATAGACAATAAGGCTTCAGTTGCTGAACCTCTCTACTGGCGGGCGTTGGAAATCAGCTATCAGCAATATGGTGCGAAGCACGTAAAAATAGCCTCGATACTTCACAGCTTGGGAGAAGTATGCGAGGTACTAAGTCGTATGCCGGTTGCTGAGCAGCTCTATCGTGAATCCCTCGAGATGAAGAAAGACCTTTTAGGTGCTGATCATCCTGAAGTGAAAAATTCTCGTGCAAATCTTGAGCAGTTCATGAATCAACCAGAGGCGCCGGAACCGAAAAAGGCAGCAAAGCAGTACTTCTTATTCGGTAATGAGGAATTTCCAGTTACTGCCTAA
- a CDS encoding GuaB3 family IMP dehydrogenase-related protein yields MIGQRSQEVVAQDSFIGKGKPARRAYGFDEVALVPGSVTVDLDLCDTTFELGGHSFKAPILASAMDSVVDAGVAGVLGKAGGLAVINLQGLQTRYENVDDAYKQVTGCDDSQFIEVMQKLYAKPIDEALIAKRVKEIKKQGVIAAASVTPNMAKKYGPVAVEAGLDILVVQSTVTGIVHKSKDASAQLDLTEFCASIGVPVIVGNCVGYETALQLMETGVAGILVGVGPGAACTSRSVLGIGVPMATAIADCSYARDEYARRTGKTVAIIADGGMVVGGDICKAIACGADAVMIGSPFARSKEAPGRGYHWGMATPSPVLPRGTRIKVGSSGTLEQILFGPAHTDDGSQNLMGALKTSMSTLGAQTIKEMQQVEVVIAPSILTEGKVFQKAQRLGMGR; encoded by the coding sequence ATGATTGGACAACGCTCTCAAGAAGTAGTGGCGCAAGATTCGTTTATAGGTAAAGGTAAGCCAGCGCGCAGGGCTTACGGTTTTGATGAAGTGGCACTGGTTCCGGGTTCGGTAACAGTCGACCTCGACCTGTGTGACACGACTTTTGAATTGGGTGGGCACAGCTTTAAGGCACCTATCTTAGCTAGTGCGATGGACTCCGTCGTAGACGCTGGTGTTGCCGGTGTTTTAGGCAAAGCAGGTGGACTAGCAGTCATTAACTTGCAAGGATTGCAGACTCGTTATGAGAATGTCGATGATGCTTATAAGCAAGTGACTGGATGCGATGACTCGCAATTTATCGAGGTAATGCAAAAGCTTTATGCCAAGCCAATTGACGAAGCGCTAATCGCCAAACGCGTCAAGGAAATCAAAAAGCAGGGAGTAATTGCTGCAGCATCAGTAACTCCGAATATGGCCAAAAAATATGGGCCGGTTGCTGTTGAAGCTGGTCTCGATATATTAGTAGTTCAATCAACCGTGACTGGAATCGTGCATAAATCGAAAGATGCATCTGCACAGTTAGATCTAACTGAATTTTGCGCATCAATTGGTGTGCCTGTAATTGTGGGGAATTGCGTAGGTTATGAAACCGCCTTGCAGCTAATGGAGACTGGCGTTGCCGGAATTCTTGTTGGTGTCGGACCAGGTGCTGCTTGTACTTCACGCAGTGTTTTAGGAATTGGCGTGCCGATGGCGACAGCTATTGCTGATTGCTCGTATGCCAGAGACGAATATGCAAGAAGAACCGGCAAAACAGTAGCGATTATTGCCGATGGTGGCATGGTCGTGGGCGGCGACATCTGCAAAGCAATTGCGTGTGGCGCTGATGCAGTAATGATCGGCTCACCGTTTGCTCGTTCCAAGGAAGCTCCTGGACGTGGTTATCACTGGGGCATGGCTACACCTAGCCCGGTTCTCCCAAGAGGCACGCGCATCAAAGTTGGAAGTTCAGGCACTCTGGAGCAAATACTTTTCGGACCGGCTCATACTGATGACGGCTCGCAGAATCTAATGGGCGCATTAAAGACCAGCATGTCTACCTTGGGCGCTCAGACCATTAAAGAGATGCAGCAAGTAGAAGTCGTAATTGCGCCATCAATTCTTACCGAAGGTAAAGTGTTCCAAAAGGCCCAACGCCTAGGAATGGGACGCTGA
- a CDS encoding trypsin-like peptidase domain-containing protein — translation MQVKDKFVFGSTLVALAVGIYVTGSSGDSAFAKESEPTSAKSAYGAFFGANAVADIAEKTAPCVVNIEVDQEIAASPMINLPQGFQMPGMEFFFNGQRVNPGPNGKMQGGPKMEAHNSGSGFVIRPDGYILTNAHVVRDANTIKVTMNDKRTFIGKVVGMDTFSDVAVVKVDAKDLPAVTLGKSDNLRPGEFAIAIGNPVGLDHTVTLGIISGVNRQNIDVNGNINFIQTDAAINPGNSGGPLLNLEGEVIGVNTAMKANAQNIGFSIPINVAVGVANDLIAHKPIVRPWLGIQMKEMDETTAKSLGITGETKGVLIAGVLDGSPAQASGLVRGDVILKIDGKDMLKPELVRDYVRGHKVSDTLNFFVLRNNNPIAVAVNIGKYPDQIAQDTKPKKYEQDSDKVDSDKSKE, via the coding sequence ATGCAAGTCAAAGACAAGTTCGTTTTCGGATCAACTTTAGTAGCTCTGGCGGTTGGAATATATGTGACAGGCTCAAGTGGCGATTCTGCTTTTGCCAAGGAATCTGAGCCGACTTCTGCCAAGTCCGCATATGGCGCGTTCTTCGGCGCTAACGCAGTTGCAGACATCGCTGAAAAGACAGCACCTTGTGTCGTCAACATTGAAGTTGATCAAGAGATTGCGGCAAGCCCGATGATCAACCTGCCCCAGGGATTCCAAATGCCCGGTATGGAGTTTTTCTTCAATGGTCAGCGTGTTAACCCTGGTCCGAACGGCAAGATGCAGGGTGGACCAAAGATGGAAGCCCACAACAGTGGCTCCGGTTTTGTCATTCGTCCCGATGGTTATATCCTGACTAACGCGCACGTTGTTCGTGATGCTAATACCATTAAGGTGACGATGAATGACAAGCGAACATTCATCGGCAAAGTAGTAGGCATGGATACATTTTCCGATGTGGCAGTTGTGAAAGTGGATGCCAAAGACTTACCTGCTGTAACTCTAGGGAAGTCTGACAATCTGCGCCCCGGCGAATTTGCAATCGCTATTGGTAATCCGGTTGGTTTAGATCACACCGTGACCTTGGGAATTATTTCTGGTGTCAATCGACAAAATATTGACGTAAACGGCAACATCAATTTTATTCAAACAGATGCTGCTATTAATCCGGGAAATTCCGGAGGACCGCTGCTCAATCTGGAGGGTGAAGTAATCGGTGTGAATACAGCGATGAAAGCCAATGCTCAAAATATTGGATTCTCCATTCCAATCAATGTGGCAGTTGGTGTTGCAAATGACTTGATTGCCCATAAGCCGATTGTTAGACCGTGGCTCGGTATTCAGATGAAAGAGATGGATGAGACTACAGCCAAGAGTCTCGGCATTACCGGCGAGACCAAGGGTGTTCTAATAGCCGGAGTTCTTGATGGTTCTCCTGCTCAAGCATCCGGCTTAGTCCGTGGGGATGTAATCCTCAAAATTGACGGTAAGGATATGCTTAAACCAGAGTTGGTGAGAGACTATGTGCGTGGGCATAAAGTTAGTGATACACTCAATTTCTTCGTCCTGCGCAATAACAATCCCATAGCTGTGGCAGTCAATATAGGGAAGTATCCTGACCAAATAGCTCAAGATACAAAGCCCAAGAAGTACGAACAAGATTCCGATAAAGTTGATTCTGATAAATCTAAGGAATAA